CACAATATTCGGCTGGGGTATCACAATCGGGGTGGGCGCATACTGATTGCTCCCGGGCTCGAATCATCCGGTGCAGGGTTGGTGAAAATCGAACCAGGCTACCGGCATCGAGCGGTTGGCGGGTAAATTCGTCGTACACCACATATGCACCGACGTTGTTGCATACGTCGTCGACAAGCTCAGCGATACTACCAAATTGCCCTAGGGGAGTTGTGCTTGCTTTTAGCAGCTGTCCAAGCGTTACGACGAGGTAAGGGCTGCGCATTCGATTCCACATCCATTGTGGGTCTATACAGGTGCATGCTGTTTTGCAGGTGCATTCGTTACTGTCACGGTGAGCAAGTCCAAGGATGTGATTGGCAATTTCGTGGGCGGTTTGTGTGGTTTGCTGGACTGTCTTTTCGCTTGTGGCATCTATTTGGTTATTTGTGTTTGCTGCTGGTTTATAGATATGTGTTAATGCTTCCGTGACGCCGAGTTTGATAAGAGAATGCGCATTCATGCCTAGCCGTAGCGTTTGCTCAATGCCGCGGGCTAGGGCTTGGCTTGGTGTTTCATTTGGCAGTGTACGATTGCGCAGGTTGCTAAGGTGCTCGATAATGTCTTGATTAGTTTCGGTGCGCATACGGTAATTGAGATATGTAATCCCCGTGCCATTGTCTGCAGAGAGATCAGCGCGCGAATGTGGCACATAATTTGATTCTTGATTAATGCGCTTGACCTGTTCAATTGTTGCTGATTCGAGCTGTCTGAAGGTCATTGTTTTATCGAGTGCACACAGAATATGCAGCCAGGTTTGTTCCAGTGATAATCCATTGTTGCGCGCGGCACTTTTTGCCTTGGCATAGATAATTGCATGGCTATCAATACTAAGCTGGAGCTCGCGAACCCGTTGCCGAATTTGTCTAATTACCTCTGCTTTGTCCGAGCTTTTCGACGGTGGTGGTATAGCAAGTGCTCGTGCCGCGCGTGTCTAATCACCGCTAATATTGCGACGTAGTTGCAGGCCGGCACAGAGGTCATCGGCGCGCCATCGGTGAGCGATAACTTCGTCGCAAAATTTAACCGCATCGTAGAAAAGTCCAATAAGAGTCTGCTTCATGTCGAGGAAATCAACAAGACGATCAGTGCTGTGCTGGGTTTCTTTCATATTTTCATCTTGGATACACCATCATGTTGTTGGCAATAGTGAGCAAGAAAATGCTGAAATCTGTGGATAACTCCAATGACATCAGACATCAGACCCTGTGGAAAACTTATAAAACCCCAGTTCTAGGGCAATTTTACTAGGGTGTAGCAAAAGGGCTAGATAGGAGCTGTTTTTATTGGGGTAGCGGTTATTTTTCATTAATGCGGTTGAAAAAACATACAAAATTTGCCCTAATGCCACACCCTCATAAAAAGCACTTCATAGTCGGGTAGTAAAGAAACCTTGATGAGAGTATTGAAGATGCGTGGTAAGCTTTCGCGTTAGTTTAGATCCGTGTCGCTTCTTGTGTTTTGTTAGTGTAGCTGGATCTCAGTGGTGTCGTCATTGCTCTTAGGGCAATTTGAGGAAGCTGTAGAACCATGCGTGTAAGTTGTGCTTTGCTTAGCGATGGTTTGTTCGTCGGTAGTTGTCTGAGCTACAGATTTCATGTGCTGTGCACGCTTAATTTTTTTGATCGTGCGTTTGCTTCGTTTTGCCCTCGGGGAGGACCAGCGGGGATTTAACCCTGGCATAAACCATACGATTATTGCTACTGCCAGGGCAGCTGCGATAGCAATATAAGTAGTTAATTCGGTGGGGCTAAACCAGAAGGCGGCGAAACAGATTGCAATAGCGGTTATCCAAAAGATCGGGAAAAAGATTCTCAAATTGGTATTTTGAGCGATGTCATTTTCTGCCCAGTCGTGGTTGGGGAAGCGGGTACGTGCTTCATAGCGGATGCGACGGGAGGTTTTTCGGCTAGGAGTGACCGTGGCAAAAACCAGTAGGACAATTCCAACGCCACCAATAATAAGGTCAGCAGTAATTGCTCCGAAAGCGAGTACTGCGCTAGCAAGGGCGATAGAAAATCGTTCGCTACGGGTTAATGGCTGGGGAGTGGCTGGATCAACGTCGGGATAAAGATTATTAAGGGCGTACTGAATGGGGGTAGTCATTTGGTTGTCTCCAAGCGCTAGAACAGGTGAATTAGGCAAATAAGTAAGTGTAGCCTATACATATCTGATGAAGTATGTGAAGCTTTACCTTGCTTGTTGCCGATTTTGGGGGCGTTGCTTCATTTAGCTCAAATTGCCCTAGGAGTTTGTGAGGAATTTATGAGTCAGCTACGAAAAGTTATATCTACCTTTGCTACCGCCGCGCTCGTTAGTTTCCCTGCCGGTTTTGTCCTACAGGTTGCTGAGCCTGCGGTGGCTAGTGCAGCTACTTGCGGCAGTTTGAATTGGGGCGTGAAACAGTCATTTCGCGCGTACATCATGGGCAGAATTGCTCAAGGTGGCTGGGAGATGAGCGACGGAGCCGGTTTTACTGGTGACGCCACCGGACCTGATGGTGCTTTTACTTTTCCTCGCACAGAAAAAGCTATTATTGATAGCCCAACTAGTGGCACAATTCCTTTCGGTGGCAGAATCCGTTTTAGTGGCCACGCGCACTATGAAGGCCGAGGCCCATTGCTTGATATGAGTTTGTGGGATCTAAAAGTGCGTATTAACGGGCAATCTGCCCAGCTGCTTGCTGACTATGATGCCACTCAGTTGGACGGTATGCATGCGAATGCGAAGCAATTGCCTAATCTTGTCGGCGATGATGTCGCAATTGTTGAAATTGCCCTAGATAATGCACCAGACTTGGAGTCTGATTCGGTAGATCTATCTGGCACCACACGCTTAACTGCCGACGGCGACCGGCTTTTTATGAGCAATTATGGTGTTGGCACCGAGATGGATCGCACGAGTGGCGTAGTAGGTACAAAGAGTAATTGCGGTTCCTCAAATGGCTCTTCTGGTTCTAATAGTGGTGGGGGAACAACTAAGCCGATTACTGGAAATTTCACCGGAACCAATAAAGAAGTTATTGGTTTGCTTTCCGAGACTAACGACACCATGAATGCCCTAACCACTTTTATGGGAAATTCGCAGATTTTCGTCAAGAAGATCGGTGAATTTACCGGTAATGGTGGTGCTAATACAGCTACGAATAATTCTACGAGAAGCGGTGCTAGCAACGGTAACACTACTGCTAAGTCGGCAGGTGCGAACCCACCGGCGCAAAATGGACCATCGGCTGCTCATGCTGCTGGCACGGCACCGTCGGTTCCGGCAGCTGTGGCGTCGGCAAGCGGAAATACGGCAGGGGCAGCTGCTCAAGCGGGACAATCGGGAGTATGCGCACAAGGGGATGCAAAAGGTGTAGAAAAGACTTCGATGTCCTGGGGGATTAAAAAGAGCTTCCAGTCTTATATCACCGGTTCGATTGCACAAGGCTCGTGGACGCTTAATGGCATTGAGCACTCAAACCAGCAGTTTCACTTCCCCGGGTCAAGTGGTGCGGTAACCGTAGGACAGAAATCGGGCACCCTTGTTCACAGCGGATCGGTGCATTTCACTGGGCACCATGGCGTGTTGGATTTAACAATCGCTGATCCTGAGGTGCAGTTTAATGGCAACCAGGGCGAGCTAATCGCTAATGTGAAGTCTTCGGATATTGAAGGCAACCGTACAGATTATGGTCGCGTAGCATTAGCCACAATTTCTTTTAATACTTTGGATGTCACTGATACTCAGGTCAGTGGGCAAGGCCAAGTGTTTTTAAGTGCAGTGGGAGCAAATGCGTTTGCTAATTTTTATGAACCTGGCCTAGAAATTGACCCAATTTCTTTCACCGCGACCCTAGGCGGACAGGCTAATTGCGCTACTGGTGCAGCAGGAGCAACAGCACCTACCTCGGGTTCATCTGCTGCCGGTGCTTCTGGAACTGCCCTAGGAAGTTCTGAGGCAGAAGGAACCACCACTGGTTATAAAAACGGTGCCGAAAACTTCAAGATCCGCACTGCTGCTGCAAACAGCAGCACTGGTGGTATGGAAACAAGCTCGTATTTGCTACTAGCACTGGTTGCTTTTGTCGTCGCCGGCGGTAGCATGGGTCGACTCGTTATGGTCAATCCAAGCTAAGCAGGGATGAGGAAATAGTGAATAAGACCATGAAAAAACTGTCGCAACTATGCGCCGGGGTATTGTGCACTGCGCTATTAAGCGCTTGTGGAGTACAGGGAAGCTATGATTCTACGGCGCAGTTGCGTGAGGAAATAGAGTCTGCAGACCTCTCCGACCCTAGGGCAATTTCAGGGGTGACCGATGTGGGTGCCTTTGATGATGTTCAGCCGGTGTCGTCGAAAGTTAATCCTGCCCTTCCGGTGGAGCTAACCGATGCCGACGGTTATGACGTCGTCGTTAATGATGTTTCGCGCATTCTTGCCCTAGATATTTATGGCACCTACAGTAAAACCTTGACCGGGTTGGGCTTAGCTGACAATATTGTTGGCCGCAGTGTGTCTTCGACCGAAAATATTCTTTCGGATCGTCCTGTGGTGACCGAGGGTGGGCACAATATCAATGTAGAAGCTGTGCTGAGCCTAGAACCGACGCTTTTTATCGTGGATCATTCCATTGGTCCGCGCGATGCTATTGATCAGATTCGTGCTGCTGGGGTAACAACTGTTGTTATGGAGCCCGAGCGCACAATTGATTCGGTAGCCAAAGACATCATTACCTTGTCCCAGGTTGTCGGGCTTGTCGACGAAGGTCAAAAACTCGCTGACCGTAGCGAAGAAGAAATTGCCCTAGCGCGAGAAACCATTAAAAACATTGTTCCCGACGACCCCATGCGTATGGCCTTCCTATATACACGTGGCACTGGTGGCATTTTCTTTATTATGGGTGAGGGCACTGGTGCAAAAGATCTGATTGAAGGCGTTGGCGGTATTGATCTTGCTGCTGAAAATAACCTTGCTTACGCTGAACCAGCTAATGCCGAATCTTTGGCGCGGATTAATCCAGAAATCTTCATTATGATGACTGACGGATTGAAATCGACTGGTGGACTAGAAGGACTACTGGAACGCCCAGGCGTGGTTCAGACCACCGCTGGACAAAAACCACGTATTGTTACCATCCCCGACGGACAGTCACTAGCTTTTGGTCCGATGACTGGACAAACTTTGCTCCGACTAGCTCAAGCGATTTATGACCCACAGAGTTAATTCCCAAAAGAGCAACGCAGTTGACCATCAGCCGGATTTAGAAAATGATCAAAATGGCAATTTGGCCTCTCTTCCTAGGACAGTTTGGGATGATAGCGCGGTAGTTAGTTTGCAAGGTACAGGTGTTGTAATGAATAGCAGCCAGATGGACAACACTATAAGCAGCACAATTGATGCAAATAGCGTGGTATTTCAGCGTCGGAAACAGTGCCAAATTACGCTTTTTGTCTCTTTGTTTGCGCTGCTGCTCATTGTTGTGCTGCTCAGTATTGCCCTAGGGCAGTATTATGTGCCAGTGCAAGATATTTTGCCTATCTTGCTTGGTGGTAGTGATTCTGCGGGATTGGCCTCGTCGGTTGTATGGGAGATTCGTTTACCGCGCATTATTCTTGGCCTATTAGTTGGTGCTGCGTTAGGGGTAGCAGGTACGTTGATGCAGGCGTTATTTGCTAATCCGCTGGCGGAGCCGTCGATAATTGGTGTGACCTCTGGTGCTGGTGTGGGTGCTGCGTTGGTGATTGTCTTTGAAATTGCCATTTTGGGTACTTTTACTGTGCCAGTGGCTGCGTTTATTACCGCACTTATGGTTACTGGGATTATTTATCAGTTGGCACGCCATAATGGTCGTGTTGCGGTTGTGAATCTAATTTTGACCGGTATTGCGATTAATGCTGTGTGCGGGGCGATCATTTCATTCATGCTTTACCTTGCTCCGACGTCGAACCGTGAGCAGATTATTTTTTGGCAGATGGGCTCGCTGAATGGTTCGCAGTGGAAGCATGTGTGGGTAGTGCTGCCGGTCGTGGTGCTTGGTGTTGTTATAGCCTTGCGCCTGGGGCGAAAATTGGATGTTCTTGCCCTAGGGGAGAGGGCTGCTGGGCACACTGGTATTGATGTGGCAAAGCTACGCGTTGTTGCCATTGTTTCTTCGACGGTGTTAACCGCTGGTGCGGTGAGTTTTGCTGGTTTGATCGGTTTTGTTGGGTTGATTGTGCCGCATTTGTTGCGTCAGATTGTGGGACCTGAAAATAGGATTTTGATACCTGCTTCTGCCCTAGCGGGGGCGGTGTTGATCGGTTTTGCAGATATCGCAGCGCGCACCCTGATTCCTTTTGCAGATTTGCCGATTGGTATTTTTACTGCGTTGGTTGGTGGCCCGACATTTTTCATCCTGCTTCGCCGAATGATGCGAAAGGGTTTGCATTGATTACCGTCGAGAATGTTTCTGTTGAGATCGCCGGCAAGCAGTTGCTGCGTGAGGTGTCCTTTGTAGCTAAGCCTGGCGAGGTTACTGGTCTTATTGGGCCGAATGGTGCAGGTAAGTCGACGATGCTGGCGGTGTTATCGGGAGATTTGGATCGAACTGATGGCGCGGTGCGCATTATGGATGCCGATCCTGCTACGACTTCTAATCGGGCAATGGCGCGGTTGCGGGCGGTCATGCTGCAAGATGTGAGCGTTTCTTTTGAATTTTTGGTGCGCGATGTTGTGGCAATGGGGCGCCGCCCGTGGGAGGGGACAGATTTAGCTCAATATGATGAAGAGCTTATCGACGCTGCCCTAGTAGCCACCGATACTGCGCACCTTGCCGGTCGTGATGTGGTCACCTTGTCTGGTGGCGAAAAAGCCAGAATTGCCCTAGCGAGAGTGTTGGCTCAGCATACCCCGGTGATATTTCTTGACGAGCCGACGGCAGCCTTGGACATTAAACACCAGGAGCAAGTGCTTGGGTTAGTGCGTCGAATAGCGAAAGAGACTAATGTGGCTGTGTTGGTGGTGTTGCATGACCTTAATGCGGCAGCCGCCTACTGTGATCATATTGTGTGTCTTGCTAATGGTACGGTAACCGCCCAGGGTCGTGTGGATGAGGTGTACACCCGAGAGACCTTGTCCCAGGTTTATGGTTGGCCAATTGATGTGCGTATCGACGCTGAAGGCAGGCGTTCAGTGCACCCAGCACGTCGGCAAGAAATTGATACAGCTACTGCCTTCCTTAGGGCAATTTCAGATGCTGGCAATCGTGGTAAGTAGTAGCTGATATGTAGTGATGATTTGATACTTTTTGTAAGGACCTAGCTAATGAGCTGGGTCTTTTCGTTGTTTTGGGGTAGTGGGGTGTGGTTTAAAAGGAAAAGATAAATTTCAATTTAGTTCCCTTATTGAAAATAAGGGGGAAATGGGGGCAGATATGCTCATATGTTTATCTAAATGATTGATAAGTCCACAACACGTTATTAAGGTATGGCTTACCTTTTATTTTGTCTGTCCTTTTTCGTTTAAAATTGGAGTTTGAGCATATGAAGAATCGGATCATTCCGAGTTTTGTTGTTGCACTATCAATGGTTGGCGCTACTTTCACTGTTCCGCAGCTTGCATCTGCCCAAGAAGTTGTTGCCGAAAGCGCAACTTGCCAACGTCCTGGTTTGGAAATTACTGGCGGTACCCTTAAGTGGGGCATTAAGCAATCATTCCGTCAATACATTAAAGGCTCGATTGCAAAAGGCGATTGGACTACCAGTGGCGATGTGAAAAACAACGGCAAGGATGCGACGGCACAAGATTTCCAATTCCAATTTACTGTTGATCCAGAAAAATCTTTTATCGAACTTGATAAAAACGGCAAGGTTATTAAGTCCGAAATTGCTACTAAGGATTCGACACTTGAGTTTAAGGGACATCATGGTTCCCTGTACACGAATATGTCGAGCCCCTATTTCACCACTCAGGACTCAGCAGTAAAAGCTGGTAGCAGCTACCTTGGCTATTATGTGCCGGGTAAAGCGATGACTGATTACACCAAAGATGATCAAATCGAAGCTAATAAGAAGACCGGACGAGATACTTTTGCTGAAGGCTCGGCTAAGTGGGATCTTGACAATGGCCACAAGTCTTTGAAGTTTACTGGCTCGCAAATGATGTATGTTCCTAAGCCAGGAACTCAGTATGACAGCACAACCAAGAAGCAGACGATCGAGGGTATCGATGTTATCTTCATGGGCATTTACAATAAAAACTATAAGCCAGAAATTGACGAAGTAAATGCAGAGTTTATGGTGAAGGATACTTGCCTTGATGGTAAGAAAGATCCAGATCACCGCGATCAAGATAGTTCTAAGGATGGCAATAGCTCTGCTAATCAAGGCAGCATTACTATGCCAAAGATTGGTAGTTTTTGGAATATCGCCCTCGCGATTGTAAGTGCTATTGGTCTGGTTGCAATCCTTGGTAAGACAGTTATCGATGCGGCTGCTTCCATGGGGATTAAACTGCCATTTAAGTTCTAAATTGCCCTAGGGGAAAACGTTTTTGTCTTGTTTTCCTTTTTTAAAGCTGCTGCTTCCTTTGGTTTAGGAAGCGGCAGCTTTTAGTTTCTAGCCCATGATGCCAGTGGTCGTTGCCAATATATTTTAGTTGCTGCCGGTTAGAATCAGTCAAGGTTTAGGGAAGCTAAAAAGAGACCCAGCTGAAGCTGCAGCAATAATTGGAATAGGCCCGCTAACTAGGAAAAACGCGGCACCAGCGTGTCCTTGTAAAAATTCACGAGGGATGCGATATCTGTCAGGTACCAAGCATGGAATTGCTGGTAATTACAGGCGATATACGTCGATAAGCATACCTATAATGACGGATGCATGCGCAACCTTGAAGAGAAAACCGCTACCGAGGTTTTCCAGAGATGAGAATATGTAGTTTAGGCGTTGCTAACCAGAAAAGAGCTGAGGGGAAACGCCGGCAGGGATGAGGCCAGTCTGGGCTACATCGTGGGTGATAGGAAAGTTAAGAACGAAAGCATTGGTATCGCTTGGTGGGTATAAGAGTTCATTAGAGCCAATATTTCTAGCAAAACCTCCAAATTGCTATTTTGGGCC
This DNA window, taken from Corynebacterium kutscheri, encodes the following:
- a CDS encoding HNH endonuclease signature motif containing protein — encoded protein: MTFRQLESATIEQVKRINQESNYVPHSRADLSADNGTGITYLNYRMRTETNQDIIEHLSNLRNRTLPNETPSQALARGIEQTLRLGMNAHSLIKLGVTEALTHIYKPAANTNNQIDATSEKTVQQTTQTAHEIANHILGLAHRDSNECTCKTACTCIDPQWMWNRMRSPYLVVTLGQLLKASTTPLGQFGSIAELVDDVCNNVGAYVVYDEFTRQPLDAGSLVRFSPTLHRMIRAREQSVCAHPDCDTPAEYCEANHIRPWIEGGPTGVNNIVMVCTHHHRQLTNGEAEVHLEADGTIIWRNWRTGFYAKQQKIGRVQEVFTKLFEETSPANAIEDNSSTKKLPNIENGSLTTNKPSMTAKYKISGYLKIRKQPNSIGGNN
- a CDS encoding HtaA domain-containing protein translates to MSQLRKVISTFATAALVSFPAGFVLQVAEPAVASAATCGSLNWGVKQSFRAYIMGRIAQGGWEMSDGAGFTGDATGPDGAFTFPRTEKAIIDSPTSGTIPFGGRIRFSGHAHYEGRGPLLDMSLWDLKVRINGQSAQLLADYDATQLDGMHANAKQLPNLVGDDVAIVEIALDNAPDLESDSVDLSGTTRLTADGDRLFMSNYGVGTEMDRTSGVVGTKSNCGSSNGSSGSNSGGGTTKPITGNFTGTNKEVIGLLSETNDTMNALTTFMGNSQIFVKKIGEFTGNGGANTATNNSTRSGASNGNTTAKSAGANPPAQNGPSAAHAAGTAPSVPAAVASASGNTAGAAAQAGQSGVCAQGDAKGVEKTSMSWGIKKSFQSYITGSIAQGSWTLNGIEHSNQQFHFPGSSGAVTVGQKSGTLVHSGSVHFTGHHGVLDLTIADPEVQFNGNQGELIANVKSSDIEGNRTDYGRVALATISFNTLDVTDTQVSGQGQVFLSAVGANAFANFYEPGLEIDPISFTATLGGQANCATGAAGATAPTSGSSAAGASGTALGSSEAEGTTTGYKNGAENFKIRTAAANSSTGGMETSSYLLLALVAFVVAGGSMGRLVMVNPS
- a CDS encoding heme/hemin ABC transporter substrate-binding protein produces the protein MKKLSQLCAGVLCTALLSACGVQGSYDSTAQLREEIESADLSDPRAISGVTDVGAFDDVQPVSSKVNPALPVELTDADGYDVVVNDVSRILALDIYGTYSKTLTGLGLADNIVGRSVSSTENILSDRPVVTEGGHNINVEAVLSLEPTLFIVDHSIGPRDAIDQIRAAGVTTVVMEPERTIDSVAKDIITLSQVVGLVDEGQKLADRSEEEIALARETIKNIVPDDPMRMAFLYTRGTGGIFFIMGEGTGAKDLIEGVGGIDLAAENNLAYAEPANAESLARINPEIFIMMTDGLKSTGGLEGLLERPGVVQTTAGQKPRIVTIPDGQSLAFGPMTGQTLLRLAQAIYDPQS
- a CDS encoding FecCD family ABC transporter permease, whose amino-acid sequence is MNSSQMDNTISSTIDANSVVFQRRKQCQITLFVSLFALLLIVVLLSIALGQYYVPVQDILPILLGGSDSAGLASSVVWEIRLPRIILGLLVGAALGVAGTLMQALFANPLAEPSIIGVTSGAGVGAALVIVFEIAILGTFTVPVAAFITALMVTGIIYQLARHNGRVAVVNLILTGIAINAVCGAIISFMLYLAPTSNREQIIFWQMGSLNGSQWKHVWVVLPVVVLGVVIALRLGRKLDVLALGERAAGHTGIDVAKLRVVAIVSSTVLTAGAVSFAGLIGFVGLIVPHLLRQIVGPENRILIPASALAGAVLIGFADIAARTLIPFADLPIGIFTALVGGPTFFILLRRMMRKGLH
- a CDS encoding heme ABC transporter ATP-binding protein translates to MITVENVSVEIAGKQLLREVSFVAKPGEVTGLIGPNGAGKSTMLAVLSGDLDRTDGAVRIMDADPATTSNRAMARLRAVMLQDVSVSFEFLVRDVVAMGRRPWEGTDLAQYDEELIDAALVATDTAHLAGRDVVTLSGGEKARIALARVLAQHTPVIFLDEPTAALDIKHQEQVLGLVRRIAKETNVAVLVVLHDLNAAAAYCDHIVCLANGTVTAQGRVDEVYTRETLSQVYGWPIDVRIDAEGRRSVHPARRQEIDTATAFLRAISDAGNRGK
- a CDS encoding HtaA domain-containing protein; the protein is MKNRIIPSFVVALSMVGATFTVPQLASAQEVVAESATCQRPGLEITGGTLKWGIKQSFRQYIKGSIAKGDWTTSGDVKNNGKDATAQDFQFQFTVDPEKSFIELDKNGKVIKSEIATKDSTLEFKGHHGSLYTNMSSPYFTTQDSAVKAGSSYLGYYVPGKAMTDYTKDDQIEANKKTGRDTFAEGSAKWDLDNGHKSLKFTGSQMMYVPKPGTQYDSTTKKQTIEGIDVIFMGIYNKNYKPEIDEVNAEFMVKDTCLDGKKDPDHRDQDSSKDGNSSANQGSITMPKIGSFWNIALAIVSAIGLVAILGKTVIDAAASMGIKLPFKF